The Chionomys nivalis chromosome 6, mChiNiv1.1, whole genome shotgun sequence sequence CCTTTGTCACTGTTGTGATCATCTGGGGCCTGGCCATCATCATCATGTCTCCGTCTGCAGTAATGTTACACGTCCAAGAAGAAAAATACTACCGTATAAGACTCGGCTCCCACAATGAAACCAGCACTGTCTACTGGTGTCGGGAGGAGTGGCCCAAACAGGAAATGAGGAGGATCTACACCACCGTGCTGTTTGCCACCATCTACCTGGCTCCACTCTCCCTCATTGTTGTCATGTATGCAAGGATTGGGGCTTCCCTCTTCAAGACTTCAGCACACGTCCCAGGCAAGCAGCGCCAGGAGCCGTGGCATGTGtccaagaagaaacagaaggtcATTAAGATGCTGTTGACCGTGGCTCTCCTTTTCATCCTCTCCTGGCTGCCACTATGGACTCTGATGATGCTCTCAGACTACGCTGACCTGTCTCCTAATAGACTGCGTGTCATCAACATCTATGTCTACCCTTTTGCCCACTGGCTCGCCTTTTGCAACAGTAGCGTCAACCCCATCATTTATGGTTTCTTTAATGAAAATTTTCGCAGTGGTTTCCAAGACGCGCTCCAGATCTGCCGAAAGAAAACAACACCCCAGGAAGCCTACGTCCTGAGTGCTAAAAGCAATATGGTCATAAACACATCTGGCCTGCTGGTCCAGGAACCCGCATCTCAAAATCCAGGTGGGGAACATTTGATGGGTGGAGAAAGGGCTGAAAATCCCACACAGGAATTCTTGATGGAAGAAATGGGAGAAGGTACTAACAGTGGTGAAGTTTAGAAAGAGCACAGGCCCCCAGTGCTGCCCAGTCTTATGGTACATAAACTATCCAGTGACTTTCATATTTCCCCCAAATTTTTCAAAGTCTGACCATTCCCATCTTAACCACTTATTTTATGTGAGTCAAGTAAATCAAGTGTGCTTATTTTGTAAGTCTGTCATTCTAGCTGTCCAACTGCCTGtccctctgtctttccttctgtcctctgtcatctatctatctaagacagtgattctcaatctgtaGGGTGCAGACCCTTTGGGGAAGTCAAATGAGCCTTTCACAGGGGTacctaagaccattagaaaatacaaatatttacattgcaattcacaAGAGTAGCAAAGCTACAGTGAGGAGGTAGCAATgaaatcttatggttgggggttagcACAGCATaaggaactctattaaagggtcGAGGCACTgggatggttgagaaccactgatctagaaaGACACACATCTCCCTAAATTGTGATAAAGGTAATGTGTATGAAAGCACATTTTTTCAATTCTCCAAATGGCTTTGGATTTACAATTTTAGACTTACTAATGTGTTCTGCTTCTTAAATGGGCTTAgtcttttaagaaaacatttgggCTACCTGAAGTCTTTGCTACCGATTTCTCACTGCTACAGATTAACCTAGGTTCCTCTGGAAGCAAGATGGTGCAGGTTGGTCAGTAATAATGTCCCTGCTCACTTCACTTTGTATGTTAGAACTGCAGTACCAAGCAAGGGGACACAGATTtctttcaatttaaaaagtttttttttttttgaaaagtaagaAATCAAAATAGAACATAGAAATACTGCTGAGgttgaagagacagctcagtggcttAGACTATTTATGGATTTTGTTGATCAACTCCCAttacccacatagtggctcacaaccacccagaaCCTAAATTCCAGGATATTGGAATTCTCCTTAGACTTTTACAGCTACCAGGCACAGATGTGgggcagatacacacatgcaggcaaaaacacttgtacacatgaAAGCTAAATACATCTAAggaaattcttaaaagaaattacTGTTGACTTTTTATTATCTTTAGAGTTTGAGATATGCATTTTAACAGAATTTTCAAGCAAGAGAAGAAATCCTTACATAGTGCAGTGGGTGTTGGGGAGTGTCACGTCTTCCTTCTCTTTGAAAGAGTGACGTCAGAGCTGCTTGGTCATCGTCCCAAGAGTTCCCTGACTATAGACAGAGAGAAGACTCTTTTCTAAACTTCCTATTGGAACCAGTATTTAAGTATATCATTTATAGCTTAATAAGTTAGCACTAAGGTATAAGAGAGATTTGATACCCCCCTGCTCCCACTATGCAGTGAATGATCTGAAGTCTGTCTGGGGTGAGATCCGTTCCCAGGAAGTTGAGCATtacaaaaaaatagtttatttggcAGTTAAGAATAAATCCGGATATTTAAATACCT is a genomic window containing:
- the Npffr2 gene encoding neuropeptide FF receptor 2, whose protein sequence is MSKNWALNSSENWNHTWSSNDTQHYWYSDINITYVNYYLHQPQVAAIFISSYFLIFFLCMVGNTVVCFIVIRNKHMHTVTNFFILNLAISDLLVGIFCMPITLLDNIIAGWPFGSSMCKISGLVQGISVSASVFTLVAIAVDRFRCVIYPFKPKLTVKTAFVTVVIIWGLAIIIMSPSAVMLHVQEEKYYRIRLGSHNETSTVYWCREEWPKQEMRRIYTTVLFATIYLAPLSLIVVMYARIGASLFKTSAHVPGKQRQEPWHVSKKKQKVIKMLLTVALLFILSWLPLWTLMMLSDYADLSPNRLRVINIYVYPFAHWLAFCNSSVNPIIYGFFNENFRSGFQDALQICRKKTTPQEAYVLSAKSNMVINTSGLLVQEPASQNPGGEHLMGGERAENPTQEFLMEEMGEGTNSGEV